The sequence below is a genomic window from Plodia interpunctella isolate USDA-ARS_2022_Savannah chromosome 5, ilPloInte3.2, whole genome shotgun sequence.
tttttagttagataaattttatgattaatatattttaatttaaagtaattttattatgtatattgcATTAGACATTCCTCAAATATCaaacactagctgcgcctcggagCTTCGCGCCCAGGGAATTGCGGCATAATAGTACCCTTTGTGTTATTCTAAGTTGTGtacccgtgtacaaaatttcataataatccgtccaatagattttacaTGAAAGTGTCAGAgacaacatacatacatcctcacaaactttcgcatttataatatttgtaggattgtttaatttttaggtAGATCATGAGCCATTTGTAGAATAtgtccaaaaatattttgtggaCACAAAACCTACATGGCATTCTGATGACACATTCAAGCCAAAAGTTGATAAAACTGTCGCAAAGTATACAGGAGGAATGCAGCAGGTATGTTGATTTGAAATGATGATTAAATCCTACAGTTagtaatagaaaatatttcaaatatggGACGGGTTAGtttcatgttttaaaaaatcctggTCACATGTATTTTCAGtgcaataaattgtatatacattttttttaatgaatttagtGCCGACTccttataaaaatgaataactcgtgcaaaaatatttataatgagtAATTACAAGAACTCATAATCttactttgtttataaattaaaaacattggtttaacaaaaaaaaaacgtgtacTTCAAAATTATGTTGCCATCTCTGGCTGaagaatatgtatttttttattatttcaggaTGAATGTGAGATCCCTTTGTATCCTGGCTCTGATTTGCCCGAATTATCACATGTTGTCATTGGCCTAGAAAGTGAGTAATTCTCTAATTCTCATTCGTTTGTGAATGCATTAGCTGCATGGAATCTCACTGTACTCTTTGAATTTGATTAGTGGAATTGTATTGTGAAATTGTAAAACAATGATGAAATCAGGTCTTGTtcgtttgaaataactttattgcacataaaatctatttttcgTTTTCTAATTGTTTGTACGTTTGCATTTATCCAAGGATTTTTTTCCCGCTGCATCATCTCTTGATTGACTGACGGTAGAACAAGCCGCAGgcttttttttatgatataaaagCGAACGTACGcttttatatcataaaaaaaatgcagacattaaaaaatactactatGTGCTGTGCTGTACTGTGACTGTGCCAGGATGTGCCAtaagtaaagaaataaatgtatatcagGTTGTTCGCACGGCGACGCCGACTTCGTGGCGACGTGCGTGCTCAACATGATGATGGGCGGCGGCGGCTCCTTCTCGGCCGGCGGGCCCGGCAAGGGCATGTACACCAGGCTCTACACCAATGTGCTCAACAGGTGACGGCATTACTATTGTACATTGGCTTCAActagatttatattaataccCTCCTCCCTCCATggtaattttacataaacttaattttcgTTACAATACGAACGGCTTGaaaatttttgtgtttgtcaAGTTTTACTTACTACTTCACGATTAAACTTTACTTTTATACGTGAAATTTCTGACGAAATTAACGTCGTGAccgtgttttatatttatgtagttgCGAAATGAAAATAAGGCTTTAATGCTAAAATAAGCCTAAGAAATTACAACaacattcaacaaaaaatactgtgaaGATTATGGAGTTATTAGCTTAGTGAAATTAATTGAAGTGTATATCTTATTGCAGGTACCATTGGATGTTCAACGCGACCGCTTACAACCACGCATACAGTGACACAGGTCTGTTCTGTGTCCACGCCGCGTCGCCGCCAAACCGTATTTATGACACTTCAATAGTGATTGCTAGAGAGCTTGCCAATATGGCAGGGAAAGTCGGCGATGCGGAATTAAGAGTGAGTTTCACGTGTTTTTTATGTAGCCAAATTTTGCTTGTAAGATCCTGCCTAAAAAAGGCtactacaaaaattaaatcagcAGCTAATTTTTCCATTGAAATGATCTGACAGCATTTCTGAAACATTTTCAATCCTAGTGTGCTCTCAGCATAttttaggtaatattttttaaaatcctgGTGTGCCCAAGCATATTTTAGGTAATTTTTGTCAATGCTAGTATGCTCACAGCTATTTATGGCtggaatattttgttttgttcttaattatttttatatattatgcgAAATTGTTATTACAGAGAGCCAAAACCCAACTTCAGTCAATGCTGTTGATGAATTTGGAAGCGAGACCCGTGGTGTTTGAAGATGTCGGTCGCCAAGTGCTGGCTACTGGCAAACGAAAACCGCCATCATTCTTTATCAATGAAATAGGTATGTTTTGTTCCCTATTGTTTTCTGCAAAAGATTATTTGTAGATACTTTATTGTATACACGTATGTTTTTAGTTCAAACATGTTACTATGTTAAAGATACCTTTTCTACTTCGGAAGACTTCAGTCGCACCCTAGCGCCACCATGACATTGTCTTATAGCATTACATATGCACACATGATATTACatgtatacataatttaatttttgctaaaatgcgaaagtatgttacctcttcacgcattatgtactggaccgattgttatggttggtacacgagtagaaaataacctggaataacacagggtactttttatcccgaaattcccaaggaAACGAAGTCCCGGGGTgtagctagtaataaataaataaaacttgtttgctcagtagtataaagggaaaaaaatgtgatggtggcgctagtgagcCCATTTAAAATGCGTTCTTTTCATTTACAATGTTTGGtttcagaaaaaataacagCTGAAGACATAACCCGCGTGGCGCGGCGCATGCTGGGCGGGCGCGCGGCGGTGGCGGCGCGCGGCAAGCTGGCGCAGCTTCCCGCGCTGCAGGAGATCCAGGCCAACATCTCCTCCGTCGGCGACGCGCCGCAGGGGCGACGCATCAACCTCTTCCGCGCTTAGTTACGACATTCACCGACATtacattgttaaataaatttagagttctattatatatcacgtgttttatttttacttttgatttttattgagTAATGGGCAATCAATGAAATTTTTCGAAGTGCCTGAATATTTTTCTGCTGATAGGAATAACATGACATAATGTCAGGGAAAAGTTTCAGAATTTTCAGTTGtgccaataaattataaaaatataaattctgaaTGGGTGGGATTATACAAACCCGATAATtataatgtcactttaattaatcAGTTTTATCTAGTTGGAAAATAGCCGATTATAATGTACTTCTATATGTA
It includes:
- the LOC128670172 gene encoding mitochondrial-processing peptidase subunit alpha codes for the protein MSHVTDMKVLFSRLFSMKNGLNNPRWWIRKYSHEVENPAQPLPKGSVTPLPPLSEPISSLPPVIYSTAKSEDAVTEVTTLSNGLRVASEKKFGQFCTAGVVIDSGPRYEVEYSNGICHFLEKLSFGATHKFPTRDVMLLELERHGGICDCQGSRDTTVYATSADSRGLEAVTQVLAEVTLRPQLSTEEIESARQAVAFELETLSMRPEQETILMDMIHAAAYKDNTLGLPKICPYETVMKIDRGIIVNYLKNHYTPDRMVVAAVGVDHEPFVEYVQKYFVDTKPTWHSDDTFKPKVDKTVAKYTGGMQQDECEIPLYPGSDLPELSHVVIGLESCSHGDADFVATCVLNMMMGGGGSFSAGGPGKGMYTRLYTNVLNRYHWMFNATAYNHAYSDTGLFCVHAASPPNRIYDTSIVIARELANMAGKVGDAELRRAKTQLQSMLLMNLEARPVVFEDVGRQVLATGKRKPPSFFINEIEKITAEDITRVARRMLGGRAAVAARGKLAQLPALQEIQANISSVGDAPQGRRINLFRA